Proteins encoded together in one Balearica regulorum gibbericeps isolate bBalReg1 chromosome 3, bBalReg1.pri, whole genome shotgun sequence window:
- the PNOC gene encoding prepronociceptin: MRAVLWDLLLLCLFARARGDCRGDCLRCDRHLYRDSFDVLVCILECEGEAVPRATWEMCAAAAAGRAVPRPRDLQDDGDPWHGVVAAVPAVPVSPLQVSELLRRREAEDEGVEPAPGAFPQPPEDISRRLSGFPRGPHGSRPAPTARGVQKRYGGFIGVRKSARKWNNQKRFSEFLKQYLGMSPRSSEYDIAGGISEHNEI; this comes from the exons ATGAGGGCTGTGCTCTGGGACCTGttgctgctctgcctcttcGCCCGGGCGCGGGGGGACTGCCGGGGGGACTGCCTGCGCTGCGACCGCCACCTCTACCGGGACAGCTTTGACGTCCTC GTCTGCATCCTGGAGTGCGAAGGCGAAGCCGTGCCGCGGGCCACCTGGGAGATgtgcgccgccgccgccgccggccgaGCCGTCCCACGGCCCCGCGACCTCCAGGACGACGGCGATCCCTGGCACGGCGTGGTGGCGGCGGTACCGGCGGTACCGGTGAGCCCGCTGCAGGTAAGCGAGCTCCTGCGGCGCCGGGAAGCCGAAGACGAAGGCGTCGAACCGGCGCCGGGCGCCTTCCCGCAGCCACCCGAGGACATTTCCCGACGACTCAGCGGTTTCCCGCGGGGGCCGCACGGCTCGCGGCCGGCGCCGACAGCCAGGGGGGTGCAGAAGCGATACGGGGGCTTCATCGGGGTCCGCAAATCGGCGAGGAAGTGGAACAACCAGAAGAGGTTTAGCGAGTTCCTGAAGCAGTACCTGGGCATGTCACCCCGCTCCAGTGAGTACGACATTGCCGGCGGCATCAGCGAGCACAACGAGATCTAA